The genomic region ACCAGGGAGGGCTTGTTTCCCCGGACTCCGCTGCGCTCCATCCGGGGCTACGAGCCAGCCACCCGCTTCGCGGGCTCAAGAACGATTTTCTTTCAAATCAATATCTTACGGAAATTCCAGGAATTTCCAAACAGTCTCTTACAGATTGTCACCTTGTCACCTTGTCATTTGTTCACTTCTTCGGCAGGTTGGCCCGGATCTGAGCAGCAATTGGGTCAATCACTTGGGCGGGGATCAGTCGCCGTGAATTACCGGCCTGGGCGGTTACCCGATAACTGGCGCCATTGGGTTCGACAATTAAGGAAAAATCAAAGAGTGTACGCTCGGTTGGAGTCAATTTCAGGTTTGTGAGGACAAATTTCTGTAGCTCTTCTATTGTTCGCTCTCGATTTTGAACTGTCTGTGGGGATTCCTGCCTGCGGGCAAAATCATTGGCCGTCTGGTAGGAAATCAAAAGATTCAAAAAGGCTTCACGTTTTCGAGCTTCAGGAGTTCGACCAACAATCTCGCGGTACTCATCAACCCGCCGGTTCAAAAAATCCAGGTCGTATTCATACCGCATCTGCATGGTTTTGGCTTCAGTTTCAACCCTGCGCTGAAGGACGTTAATTTGTGCGGCTGAACTGGCTTTGAGATTGCTGAATTCCGTCTGACATTGAGTCAGCTCTTGCCGAAGTTGTCCAACTTCGTTTGAGCCCCCGCTTTGTGTTCCACTGGTTTTTCCCCCTTGATTGTTCACCAGATTCCGTCCCACTTCAAACCCCAGTCCCCCAGCCAGTACCAGCAAAACAAGAACCATGCCGAAGACCGGAAGTGGGTGCTGGTCAATCATCATTCTTAACATTTCACCGATGGTTAAATCTTCATAGTACAAACTGACTTGCGGAGATCGTTGGACACTCATATTGGGGGTTAAACACTCCTGAATCGAGAAGTTGCGGCCTTGACTAACAATAGCCGAGAAGCTGATTGGCGACAATTAGCAGCCCGACAAAAATTCCCCAATTCAAGGCAGTTTCACTGGAAAAAAGAAACGGCGGAAGCCACGTTGCCTCCGCCGTTTTTCCGCTGGATGTATTTTTATGTGCCGGGTTGATGAGATGGATTAACTCGTGAACTTGTATCCCACCCGGTGAACCGTGATGATGTACTTTGGATCGCTGGGAGTATCTTCGATTTTTTGACGAAGCTTGGCGATATGCATATCCACGGTGCGGGTCAACGGGGCACTGTTGTATCCCCAGACAACATCGAGCAAATGGTCCCGAGTAACCACCTCGCCGCGATGATCAATGAAGTATTTCAGAATCTTGATTTCCCGAGGGGAGAGATCAAGCAATTCGCCTTTTTTTCGGGCCTCATACTTTTTCAAATCCAGAGTAATGTCGCCAAATTCATAGAAATCAAGTTGGGTGTTCTGGCGTGACACCCGCCGTAAGACGGCTTCAACTCTAGCCATTAACTCCATAAAACTGAATGGTTTGGTGATGTAATCATCAGCCCCCATTTTCAAACCCAGCACTTTGTCAATTTCCTGCCCCCTGGCAGTTAACATAATGATGGGCGTGGAATTGCTGGCGGCCCGAAGCTGTTTGCAGACATCAAAACCGCTCATCTTCGGCAACATCACATCGAGGATGACCAGATCTATTTCCTTCTCGGTCGCCATTCGTAACCCTTCGACGCCATCCCGGGCAATCAGAACGGAATACCCTTCATATTCAAATCCATCCCGTAGCGCGACGGTGATGGAGGGATCATCTTCTACGATCAAGACTCTTCGCATAATAAACACGTGAGGTGGTGGAATGATTTTTCGTTGAAGTGTGGTTAAGAATTGTGAATATGCCTCATACCCGGTTTAAGTCAAAAAAGTTTTCAACTTCTCCGCCTGAAAACGAAAGAACGCATTTCAGAACGGGTCAGTACCACCCAATGACGCAGGTGGTACTGACCCGTTCTGAGTTTTGGAATAGGTCCCTTAGGGAGCGTTAAAAAACAACTTCCCGATTTTCATTTGGGTCGAAGCCATTTTCTTTTGAGTTCGGTGGCACTTTCCCTGACAAAAGCTCAGACCCCATTGAAGTCTTTGGATTTCTTTTTCGTGTTTTTCGTGGTTTTCGTAATTCGATCTCTCCGGGTGACTTTCGATAAAAACGGGAAGTTGTATTTTTACAGTCCCTTAGCTTTCGGCAACTGGAAGATGAATCGTGAAGGTCGTTCCCTGGCTTGGCTTGCTGTGGACGGTAATGCGCCCGTGATGAGCCTCAACAATATGTTTGACAATTGACAGCCCGAGTCCGCTCCCTTTGACGTCGTGAACACACCCGGTACACACACGATAAAATTTTTCGAAGATTTTTTCCTGGTCATCAAGTGGAATGCCAATCCCATGATCAGTCACGGAAACAGCCAGGTGGCCTTCTTCGGTTTCCAACCGAACCAAAATTTCTTTCGCCTGGCCAGAATATTTGACCGCATTATCGAGCAAATTGAGCAATGCCTGGGCAATGGCATCCCGGTCAATGACGGTTGGGGGTAATGGATCTTCCGGCATGGCGACTTTAACATCAAATCCGCTTTGCTTGAGTCGGAGATCCACAATTTTCAAGGTGTCATTGATGGTGTCAGCCAGATTGGCTTTTTCATACCGGTACATTTTTCGGCCAGATTCGATCTTCGAAAAATCCAGAATGTTATTGATAAGTTGAGTCAAGCGCTGGCTTTCGTTCTCGATATATTCACCATACTCACAGATTTTCTCGAAATCCTTGACCCGTCCCAGTTTCATAAATTCAGCAAAAACCCGGATGGATGAAAGTGGCGTGCGCAATTCGTGGGACACATTGGAAACAAAGTCGGTCTTCATTTCACACAACCGCATTTCGCGCTCAGCCGCACGGAGCGTAAACAAGATGCCGCCCATTAACACCAGCGTCATCAACCCCGAGAGCGTCAGGCTGTACCAGAAATAAGAACGGGCCCACTGTTCGGGTGACATATAACAGTCCCGGATTCCCAGGCTTAAATCCGTAAACACAAAGGGCATCGGCATCGAAATATAATCTTCCTGCTCTTTGGCTTTGGTCACATCAGTTGACAGCAGGATTTCACCACACGCTTGTCGCAGGTTCACGACCACATTTTTCTGGGCATCATCTGGGAAAAATTTCGGCAGGAATTTCTGGATCGCCTGAGGAAGGTAATCTTCTTTCAGAAAGTGCATATCCAGAACCACCCCAACCACCCCAACCACCTTAGAGTCATCATTCAGGATTGGATTGAGAATGATCCGGTTTTCAGGATCTTTTTCATAGACGGTCAGTGAGGCTGATTCAAATTGTGTTCCTTCCATCGAAACAAATTTCCACGGTGAACAGGCTGTACTCACCGCCGGCATTTTCGATAGTTCATCCGACTGAATGGTTTTGTTTTGAATTGAGTCATAGACCAGCAGAGAGCTGTTTCCACTTTGATCAAAAGTACAGGCGAAGAATTGTTTTGAGCCTGGAAAGGTATTGGCTTTAAAGTGGTTTTCAATCGCTTCAGTGCGGCGGGCTTCGACCAGATAGGCTGGAACAGTCAGTGATTGTTTGGCATGGACAAAGTAATATTCCTTGACGTCTGACACAATCGCCCACAGACAGTTCTTGAGCCACATTTTCTGGGCGGCGGGCATGGCTTTTTGAAGTTTGGCTAAGGACTGGTACTGCAACGCCACCAGAATCAGAAGCGGTGCGGTAACCGCCATCAACCCGGCGACAAGGATGTGTTTATTGAGAAAATCTTTCACGGTTCTCATAGGCTACGAAAATTTTTTGGAACTGAAATCGTGTAAGGGAGTGATAGTTGGGAAACCCGTGTCCGGGTTGAGCACATCATACGGCCTTTTTCGCACGCCGTCCGCTCAATTTCTCCGGTTTTTACAGTTCTCTTACATCGTTCACTTCATTTTACAGCAATTTGATGACCTTGCCCCTCAGGTTAGGCATACTGTCGCCCATCCACACCACAACCTCAGATCAGGAGGACCCTATGAATCAACCAGAAACGTCCGGAAGAAAGATGATTCAGTTTTTGGCCTGCGCGATGATGCTCTCCTTCTTTCTGGAGTTCTGTAGTGGCCTGGATTTGACTCAGTCATTTGGCTCATCGGCACAGTTTCAAATGGCAGCCGTGGAAGTTCCAGTTTCAGCGTCAGAAACCGAGATGCCGTCGTTGGAAACTCCTACCAGGACTGATGCTTCAGCCGCGAGTGTCAGTTTACCATCGAAGGCCAAATCAGCCGCCCGGATCACCCGTAAACCCGCCAAACGAACTGAATCACTCCCTGATTTCAATCCTGATCACATTGCACTTGTGGAAACCAATCTCGAAACCCAACTGCTCAAAAATATTATCCAGACGGCTGGCTCAAAGAAATCCTCAGAACTGGCGCTGGCCAAATGTGTCACCCAGTATGCACTGGCCAAATGCTCAACCGAACTATCTGGTGTTGAGCGAGTCAAAGCGATCAAGGTCCTCAAAGCCACCAATGTATTGATCCAAACCGCGAACCCTGATTTTTCCAAAATGATTTCAATCAGACCAATCAAAGCAATTGCTCCATTGATTAAACTCAAATCCACCAAATGCTAATGGTTGCTCTTTTTTCTGAACCCGACTGTTTTCCTCATAGATGAATCCAATGTTGTTGTGACGTTTCATTTCGCTTTGAGTTTTTTGTAAATGGCTCAATTCGAATTTTCAGCCTCCGGAAGAGTTCCGGAGGCTGTTTTTTTTCATCGGATTGGTTTTTGTGGAGGGCTCGCGTTACGTCTGATTGGGTTTGGAAGACGATTGCAAACTTTGCAGCACTCCGCGGATAGTCACCGAGGCAACAATCATCACTCCGCCAATCAGTGCCGACCGCGATGGAATTTCACCCGTTCCAAGGGCCACCCAAATCGGGTTTAAGATGGGTTCGACCAGCGCCAGCAACGTACTTTCAATGGCGGTCAAGCGAGCCACACCCGCTGTAAAAAACAAATAGGCCAGTGCAATCTGAACCATACCGAGTCCCACGACAACCAACCATCCGGCGATAGTTGGAGGTGGACTGGAAATCATCCACGGCAATCCGATCAAAGCAGCCAAAATATTTCCAAGAGCAACGGAAACCACTGCCGATACATGGGCTGAATGCCCTGGCCCGTGCTGCTGGTTCATCTTTAATTGAT from Acidobacteriota bacterium harbors:
- a CDS encoding HAMP domain-containing histidine kinase, coding for MKDFLNKHILVAGLMAVTAPLLILVALQYQSLAKLQKAMPAAQKMWLKNCLWAIVSDVKEYYFVHAKQSLTVPAYLVEARRTEAIENHFKANTFPGSKQFFACTFDQSGNSSLLVYDSIQNKTIQSDELSKMPAVSTACSPWKFVSMEGTQFESASLTVYEKDPENRIILNPILNDDSKVVGVVGVVLDMHFLKEDYLPQAIQKFLPKFFPDDAQKNVVVNLRQACGEILLSTDVTKAKEQEDYISMPMPFVFTDLSLGIRDCYMSPEQWARSYFWYSLTLSGLMTLVLMGGILFTLRAAEREMRLCEMKTDFVSNVSHELRTPLSSIRVFAEFMKLGRVKDFEKICEYGEYIENESQRLTQLINNILDFSKIESGRKMYRYEKANLADTINDTLKIVDLRLKQSGFDVKVAMPEDPLPPTVIDRDAIAQALLNLLDNAVKYSGQAKEILVRLETEEGHLAVSVTDHGIGIPLDDQEKIFEKFYRVCTGCVHDVKGSGLGLSIVKHIVEAHHGRITVHSKPSQGTTFTIHLPVAES
- a CDS encoding response regulator transcription factor; amino-acid sequence: MRRVLIVEDDPSITVALRDGFEYEGYSVLIARDGVEGLRMATEKEIDLVILDVMLPKMSGFDVCKQLRAASNSTPIIMLTARGQEIDKVLGLKMGADDYITKPFSFMELMARVEAVLRRVSRQNTQLDFYEFGDITLDLKKYEARKKGELLDLSPREIKILKYFIDHRGEVVTRDHLLDVVWGYNSAPLTRTVDMHIAKLRQKIEDTPSDPKYIITVHRVGYKFTS